The Pyrus communis chromosome 9, drPyrComm1.1, whole genome shotgun sequence genome has a segment encoding these proteins:
- the LOC137745707 gene encoding magnesium-chelatase subunit ChlH, chloroplastic has protein sequence MASLVSSSFTLPNAKTDQLSSLSRKQYFLHSFLPKKTSNLGSKSSLKVKCAMGNGLFTQTTQEVRRIVPENKQGLPTVKIVYVVLEAQYQSSLTAAVQSLNAGNRYASFQVVGYLVEELRDANTYKMFCQDLEDANIFIGSLIFVEELAVKVKEAVEKQRDRMDAVLVFPSMPEVMRLNKLGSFSMSQLGQSKSPFFQLFKRKKQSAGFADSMLKLVRTLPKVLKYLPSDKAQDARLYILSLQFWLGGSPDNLQNFVKMISGSYVPALKGEKIPYSDPVLFLDTGIWHPLAPCMYDDVKEYLNWYGTRKDANEKLKSPNAPVVGLILQRSHIVTGDESHYVAVIMELEARGAKVIPIFAGGLDFSGPVERFLIDPVTKKPFIHSAISLTGFALVGGPARQDHPRAVEALMKLDVPYIVALPLVFQTTEEWLNSTLGLHPIQVALQVALPELDGGMEPIVFAGRDPRTGKSHALHKRVEQLCIRAIRWGELKRKAKAEKKVAITVFSFPPDKGNVGTAAYLNVFASIFSVLQELKRDGYNVENLPETSEALIEDVIHDKEAQFSSPNLNVAYKMGVREYQSLTPYATALEENWGKPPGNLNSDGENLLVYGKQYGNVFIGVQPTFGYEGDPMRLLFSKSASPHHGFAAYYSFVEKIFQADAVLHFGTHGSLEFMPGKQVGMSDACFPDSLIGNIPNVYYYAANNPSEATIAKRRSYANTISYLTPPAENAGLYKGLKQLSELISSYQSLKDTGRGAQIVSSIISTAKQCNLDKDVDLPEEGVEISAKERDLVVGKVYSKIMEIESRLLPCGLHVIGEPPTAMEAVATLVNIAALDRPEEGISSLPSILAGTAGRDIEDIYRSSDKGILKDVELLRQITDTSRGAIYAFVERTTNSKGQVVDVADKLSSILGFGINEPWVQYLSNTKFYRADREKLRTLFVFLAECLKLIVADNEIGSLKQALEGKYVEPGPGGDPIRNPKVLPTGKNIHALDPQSIPTTAAMQSAKIVVERLIERQKIDNGGKYPETVALVLWGTDNIKTYGESLAQVLWMVGVLPVADAFGRVNRVEIVPLEELGRPRIDVVVNCSGVFRDLFINQMNLLDRAVKMVAELDEPVEQNFIRKHALEQAETLGIGVREAATRIFSNASGSYSSNINLAVENSSWNDEKQLQDMYLSRKSFAFDSDAPGVGMAENRKVFEMALSTAEATFQNLDSSEISLTDVSHYFDSDPTNLVQSLRKDGKKPSAYIADTTTANAQVRTLSETVRLDARTKLLNPKWYEGMLSSGYEGVREIEKRLTNTVGWSATSGQVDNWVYEEANTTFIQDKEMLERLMKTNPNSFRKLVQTFLEANGRGYWDTAEENIEKLKELYQEVEDKIEGIDR, from the exons ATGGCTTCATTGGTGTCTTCATCTTTCACCTTACCCAACGCAAAAACAGACCAACTTTCTTCCCTCTCCAGAAAGCAATACTTTCTCCACTCCTTCCTCCCCAAAAAAACCAGCAATTTGGGCTCAAAGTCCTCCCTCAAAGTGAAATGTGCCATGGGCAATGGCCTCTTCACCCAAACCACCCAGGAAGTCCGCCGCATCGTCCCCGAAAACAAGCAGGGCCTCCCCACTGTCAAAATTGTCTATGTCGTCCTGGAGGCTCAGTACCAATCCTCCCTCACAGCCGCTGTCCAGTCCCTCAACGCCGGCAACCGCTACGCCTCCTTCCAAGTTGTGGGTTATCTAGTCGAAGAGCTTCGTGACGCCAACACCTACAAAATGTTCTGCCAAGACCTCGAGGACGCCAACATTTTCATTGGGTCCTTGATTTTTGTGGAGGAGCTTGCAGTCAAGGTGAAGGAGGCTGTGGAGAAGCAGAGGGACAGGATGGATGCAGTGTTGGTGTTTCCGTCAATGCCAGAAGTCATGAGGCTCAACAAGTTGGGATCTTTCAGCATGTCGCAGCTTGGGCAATCGAAAAGCCCCTTTTTTCAGCTGTTCAAGAGGAAGAAGCAGTCCGCCGGGTTCGCTGACAGCATGCTCAAGCTTGTGAGGACTTTGCCGAAGGTGTTGAAGTACCTGCCGAGCGATAAAGCTCAGGATGCTAGGCTTTACATTCTCAGTTTGCAGTTTTGGCTCGGTGGATCGCCGGATAACTTGCAGAATTTCGTGAAGATGATATCGGGGTCTTACGTTCCGGCTCTGAAAGGGGAAAAAATTCCGTATTCAGACccggttttatttttggacaCCGGAATTTGGCACCCTTTGGCACCTTGTATGTATGATGATGTGAAGGAGTACTTGAATTGGTATGGAACTAGGAAGGATGCCAATGAGAAGCTTAAGAGCCCGAATGCGCCTGTGGTCGGGTTGATTCTACAGAGGAGTCACATTGTTACCGGAGATGAGAGTCACTATGTGGCTGTGATCATGGAATTGGAGGCAAGAGGGGCAAAGGTGATACCAATTTTCGCTGGTGGGCTTGACTTTTCAGGGCCGGTTGAGAGGTTTCTGATTGATCCGGTTACTAAGAAGCCGTTCATTCATTCTGCGATTTCGCTTACTGGTTTTGCTCTTGTTGGGGGGCCAGCAAGACAGGATCATCCGCGGGCCGTTGAAGCTCTGATGAAGCTCGACGTTCCATACATTGTCGCATTGCCTTTGGTGTTCCAGACTACTGAGGAGTGGTTGAATAGCACTTTGGGTCTGCACCCAATCCAGGTGGCATTGCAAGTGGCTCTCCCAGAGCTGGATGGAGGCATGGAGCCCATTGTTTTCGCTGGCCGGGATCCTAGGACAG GGAAATCACATGCTCTTCACAAGAGGGTAGAACAGCTCTGCATCAGGGCAATCAGATGGGGTGAACTGAAAAGGAAGGCAAAG GCAGAGAAGAAGGTAGCTATCACGGTGTTCAGTTTCCCTCCAGACAAAGGAAATGTTGGAACAGCTGCCTACCTCAATGTTTTTGCCTCAATCTTCTCGGTTCTGCAAGAACTCAAAAGAGATGGTTACAATGTTGAGAACCTTCCAGAGACTTCAGAGGCCTTGATCGAGGATGTAATTCACGACAAAGAGGCTCAATTCAGCAGCCCAAATCTGAATGTTGCATACAAGATGGGGGTCCGTGAATACCAAAGTCTGACTCCATATGCCACTGCATTGGAGGAAAACTGGGGAAAACCTCCCGGTAACCTCAACTCTGATGGAGAGAATCTGTTGGTATATGGGAAACAATACGGTAATGTCTTCATCGGTGTTCAGCCCACATTTGGCTATGAGGGTGATCCGATGAGGCTACTGTTCTCCAAATCTGCTAGCCCACATCACGGCTTTGCAGCATACTATTCATTTGTTGAAAAGATATTCCAAGCTGATGCTGTTCTACATTTTGGTACTCACGGTTCACTCGAATTCATGCCTGGAAAACAGGTGGGAATGAGTGACGCCTGTTTCCCGGACAGTCTGATTGGGAACATCCCCAATGTTTATTACTATGCTGCTAACAACCCATCTGAAGCTACCATAGCTAAACGTCGTAGCTATGCCAACACTATCAGCTATCTGACTCCTCCTGCAGAAAATGCTGGACTTTACAAAGGTCTTAAGCAGTTGAGTGAGCTCATCTCCTCCTATCAATCCCTGAAAGACACAGGCCGCGGGGCACAGATTGTTAGCTCAATAATCAGCACAGCCAAGCAGTGCAATCTCGACAAGGACGTAGACCTACCCGAAGAAGGAGTGGAAATTTCAGCAAAAGAACGAGATCTTGTGGTTGGAAAGGTGTATTCCAAAATCATGGAGATTGAATCCCGCCTATTGCCTTGCGGGCTTCATGTCATTGGTGAGCCTCCCACAGCCATGGAAGCAGTTGCAACTCTGGTTAACATTGCTGCACTGGACCGTCCAGAAGAAGGGATTTCTTCCCTCCCATCTATATTAGCAGGGACAGCCGGAAGGGACATAGAGGATATTTACAGAAGCAGCGATAAAGGGATATTGAAGGATGTAGAACTTCTTCGGCAAATAACTGACACATCACGGGGAGCAATTTATGCATTTGTGGAGCGTACGACAAATAGCAAGGGCCAAGTAGTTGACGTAGCTGATAAACTAAGCTCAATCCTTGGGTTCGGTATAAACGAACCATGGGTGCAGTACTTGTCAAACACAAAATTTTATAGGGCTGACAGGGAGAAGCTCAGAACATTGTTCGTGTTCTTGGCAGAATGCTTGAAGCTAATTGTGGCTGACAATGAGATAGGGAGTTTGAAACAAGCATTGGAGGGTAAATATGTAGAGCCAGGGCCTGGTGGTGACCCGATAAGAAACCCGAAAGTGTTGCCAACAGGAAAGAATATTCATGCACTTGATCCACAATCTATTCCCACAACAGCAGCAATGCAGAGTGCAAAAATTGTGGTGGAGAGGCTGATAGAGAGGCAGAAGATCGATAACGGGGGAAAGTATCCTGAGACCGTAGCACTTGTATTGTGGGGTACAGACAATATCAAGACCTATGGTGAATCCTTGGCTCAGGTTTTGTGGATGGTGGGTGTATTACCAGTTGCTGATGCTTTTGGACGGGTCAACCGGGTGGAGATAGTACCTCTCGAGGAGCTTGGAAGACCGAGGATTGATGTCGTTGTCAACTGCTCAGGTGTTTTCAGAGACCTCTTCATCAATCAG ATGAATTTGCTTGACCGGGCAGTGAAGATGGTAGCTGAACTAGACGAGCCAGTGGAGCAAAACTTCATCAGGAAGCACGCACTGGAGCAAGCAGAAACCCTAGGGATCGGGGTTCGTGAAGCTGCAACCCGAATCTTCTCCAATGCCTCGGGATCATATTCCTCCAACATAAACCTTGCTGTGGAAAACTCCTCATGGAACGATGAGAAGCAGCTGCAAGACATGTATCTAAGCCGGAAGTCGTTTGCTTTTGATTCTGATGCCCCCGGTGTAGGCATGGCTGAGAACAGGAAAGTTTTCGAGATGGCTCTGAGCACAGCTGAGGCAACATTCCAAAACCTTGACTCGTCGGAGATCTCACTCACTGATGTGAGTCACTACTTTGACTCCGATCCGACCAATCTGGTGCAAAGCCTAAGGAAAGATGGAAAGAAACCCAGTGCTTACATTGCTGACACCACCACAGCCAATGCCCAG GTTCGCACATTGTCTGAGACCGTACGTCTTGATGCAAGGACGAAGTTGTTGAACCCGAAGTGGTACGAAGGAATGTTGTCAAGCGGATACGAGGGTGTTCGGGAAATCGAGAAAAGGCTGACTAACACGGTTGGGTGGAGTGCAACTTCTGGCCAAGTTGACAACTGGGTGTACGAAGAGGCCAACACAACTTTCATTCAAGACAAGGAGATGTTGGAAAGGCTCATGAAAACGAATCCAAACTCCTTCAGGAAGCTGGTACAGACATTCCTCGAGGCCAACGGACGCGGTTACTGGGACACTGCAGAGGAGAATATTGAGAAGTTGAAGGAGTTGTACCAAGAAGTTGAAGACAAAATTGAGGGAATCGATCGGTAA
- the LOC137745031 gene encoding probable glycosyltransferase STELLO2 yields MFVQERNGPKSPKYSHSNSRASLSFAPNLDFSTWVSENLYKIVTVVLLIATVAALFVLRNIGDTAALLCFETQAQNLEKIRMPQLESTVKTISDTSSPYANFRSEKWVVVSVSDYPSDSLKKLVKLKGWQVLAIGNSKTPSDWSLKGAIFLSLEQQAQLGFRVLEYLPYDSYVRKSVGYLFAIQHGAKKIFDADDRGEVIGDDLGKHFDVELMGEGARQETILQYSHENPNRTIVNPYIHFGQRSVWPRGLPLENVGELGHEEFYSEVFGGKQFIQQGISNGLPDVDSVFYFTRKSGLEAFDIRFDDHAPKVALPQGTMVPVNSFNTIYHSSAFWGLMLPVSVSTMASDILRGYWGQRLLWEIGGYVVVYPPTVHRYDRIQAYPFSEEKDLHVNVGRLIKFLVSWRSGKHRLFEKILELSFVMAEEGFWTEKDLKFTAAWLHDLIAVGYQQPRLMSLELDRPRANIGHGDTKEFVPQKFPSVHLGVEETGTVNYEIGNLIRWRKNFGNVVLIMFCSGPVERTALEWRLLYGRIFKTVIILSDLKNTDLAVEEGKLDNIYKYMPKIFDRYSGADGFLFLQDNTILNYWNLLQADKTKLWITNEVSKSWSTVSTKDNPEEWFSKQAGMVKKVVSTMPVHFQVSYKNSLTSRKSITLCSSEVFYIPRRFVADFVDLVNLVGNLEIHYKVAIPMFFQALDSPQNFDSVLSTMIYEEQLPSTNSSSLYSAKVPAVHPWSVTSEQEFIKLTRVMAEGDPLLMELV; encoded by the exons ATGTTTGTCCAAGAACGCAACGGACCCAAATCCCCAAAATACTCTCACTCCAACTCTAGAGCGTCGCTTTCCTTCGCTCCGAATCTCGATTTCTCCACATGGGTTTCCGAGAATCTGTACAAAATCGTCACCGTCGTGCTTCTGATCGCCACCGTCGCCGCCCTCTTCGTCCTCCGTAACATCGGTGACACCGCCGCCTTGCTCTGCTTCGAGACCCAGGCTCAGAACCTCGAGAAGATTCGGATGCCCCAGCTCGAATCCACCGTCAAGACCATCTCCGACACGTCGTCTCCCTACGCAAACTTCCGATCTGAGAAATGGGTTGTCGTTTCTGTCTCCGATTACCCGTCTGACTCGCTCAAGAAGCTCGTGAAGCTCAAGGGGTGGCAGGTCCTGGCGATTGGGAACTCCAAAACGCCGTCGGATTGGAGCCTCAAAGGTGCTATCTTTCTGTCCCTTGAACAACAAGCTCAattgggttttagggttttggagtACCTGCCTTATGATTCTTATGTTAGGAAGAGTGTGGGTTACTTGTTTGCGATCCAGCACGGGGCGAAGAAGATCTTCGACGCTGATGATCGCGGAGAGGTGATTGGTGATGATTTGGGTAAACATTTTGATGTGGAATTGATGGGTGAGGGTGCTAGGCAAGAGACTATCTTGCAGTATAGCCATGAGAATCCCAACAGGACCATTGTGAACCCGTATATTCATTTCGGGCAACGCTCTGTGTGGCCGAGAGGTTTGCCATTGGAGAATGTTGGTGAGCTTGGCCATGAAGAGTTCTACAGTGAGGTTTTTGGTGGAAAGCAGTTTATACAACAGGGTATATCCAATGGACTTCCTGATGTCGATTCTGTGTTTTATTTTACACGAAAATCGGGTTTGGAAGCGTTTGATATAAGGTTTGATGACCATGCCCCAAAAGTGGCATTGCCGCAGGGGACGATGGTGCCTGTTAATTCTTTCAATACTATTTACCATTCGTCGGCATTTTGGGGTTTGATGCTTCCTGTTTCTGTTAGCACAATGGCTTCTGATATATTAAGGGGTTACTGGGGGCAAAGGCTTTTGTGGGAAATAGGTGGATATGTTGTAGTTTATCCCCCAACTGTTCATCGGTATGATAGAATTCAGGCATACCCCTTTTCTGAAGAGAAAGATCTTCATGTTAATGTAGgacgtttgatcaaatttttggTTTCATGGAGATCGGGTAAGCATAGGTTGTTTGAAAAGATTTTGGAGTTAAGTTTTGTCATGGCAGAAGAGGGGTTTTGGACTGAGAAGGATCTGAAGTTTACCGCTGCTTGGCTTCATGACTTAATTGCTGTAGGGTATCAGCAGCCTAGATTAATGTCATTGGAATTGGATCGGCCACGGGCAAATATTGGTCATGGGGATACAAAAGAGTTTGTCCCGCAAAAATTTCCATCAGTTCATCTTGGAGTTGAGGAAACAGGAACAGTGAACTATGAAATTGGAAATTTGATTAGATGGAGGAAGAATTTTGGGAATGTTGTGCTTATCATGTTTTGCAGTGGACCTGTGGAACGTACTGCTTTGGAATGGAGATTGCTTTATGGGCGGATATTTAAAACTGTGATCATTTTGTCTGATCTAAAGAACACCGATCTTGCTGTTGAAGAAGGAAAATTGGATAATATATACAA GTACATGCCCAAAATTTTTGATCGATATTCCGGTGCAGATGGATTTTTATTTCTTCAGGACAATACTATTCTTAATTACTGGAATCTTCTACAGGCAGACAAAACTAAATTGTGGATCACAAATGAG GTATCCAAGTCTTGGAGTACCGTGTCAACAAAAGACAACCCAGAAGAATGGTTTTCAAAGCAAGCAGGCATGGTAAAGAAGGTTGTTAGCACGATGCCAGTTCACTTCCAAGTCAGTTATAAGAACAGTTTAACTAGTCGCAAGAGCATCACACTGTGCAGTTCTGAGGTGTTCTACATCCCTCGTCGGTTTGTAGCTGACTTCGTCGATCTTGTTAATCTAGTTGGGAATCTAGAAATTCATTACAAGGTTGCCATTCCAATGTTCTTTCAAGCATTAGATTCACCTCAGAACTTTGACTCGGTGCTCAGTACAATGATCTATGAGGAACAACTACCTTCTACGAATTCTTCATCCTTGTATTCGGCTAAAGTACCTGCGGTTCACCCATGGAGTGTGACAAGCGAACAAGAGTTCATTAAACTAACAAGGGTAATGGCAGAAGGTGATCCTCTCCTAATGGAGTTAGTTTGA